CGCCGGCCGTCATGCCTGCGCCATCCACGAGGACAGCTTGCCCCCGGCCTTGCGCTTGGCGGCAAGGCCTTGCGCCAGTTGCAGGCCGTGCAGCACGAGGCAAATGGCGGTCCAGGCAGCCACGGCCACCAGTCCCCAATCCGGCCGGCCCACGAGCCAGCCGATGGAGAGGAGAATGAGGTTCGGGTTTCGCCGCGCCGTGATTTGACGGAAGAACGTGTCGATGCGCCGCCAGATGTGAATTTCGAGTCCCAACCACTTGATGCTGATGCCTTCCATCACACGCTGCAGCACGTAGCCGCCGAGGATGATGCCCGTCAGCCACCAGAAGAGCGAGGCATCAAGCCCGAGGCCCCAGGCCGAGAGGCCGACCGCCCAGGCGATGTACCAGAACGGCGGATGCACAAGATCGATGCCGTGGTCGAAGACATCGCCCCATTTGCTTGAGGTGAGCGTGGTTCGCGCAAGTTTGCCATCCACCGTGTCGAGGAAGGTCATCAGCCACGCCGCAAGAAGACCCCAGCCGAACTGGCCTTGCAGGAACAGGAAGAAGGCAGCGACCGTGGCGACGGCGGCGACGCTCGTCACCATGTTGGGCGTAATCGCTCGCGCCGCGAGGAACTGAGTCACCACGAAAGCGGGACGCGGCCACACGTGCTTGGTCACAAGATCGGTAGCGCCCTTGTAGGTGCCCATGAACACACGCCAGGCAATTGCCTCGGCGGTAGCAGGTGTCACCACAAGCGCATAGGGCGTCTCGCGCTTGCGCAGCGCCTTCCAGAACGACACGTCGAGCTGAGAAGGTTTGCGCGCCATCACGCCTGGAAGGTTGGGAAGGTTTCCGCCCAGCATTGAGGCCTGCACGGCCGGAAGCTGATCCGCCGTCACGTGGGCGGCCACCGGCACATCGCCCTCGCTCGCCAGCAGCAACAGGTTCGGCGTCTGCATCAGGCCGGTGACAAGCGGCTGGTCCAGCACCGCATCGGCGCGCACGGCAATGACGGGTCCGGTGTGATTGCGCGCCTCATCGGCACTGATCCGCTGTGCAAGTCCGGCACGCGCGAACTGCACCGCGATCCGCTCCGGCAAGCGTTTGCCGAACAGGCGCAAGTCGCTGTCGCCCAGGATGCAGAGCGCCAGCGACGCGTCGTACGCCGTGCCGGAAGGGGAGGTATTCGATGGGTTCATGTGCATCAGCCGCCGTCAGACTTGTTCCGTCTGCAAGGTCAAATAGGCGGCGATGGCCGCAAACACCAGCACAGGCATCCACGCTCCAAGCCAGGGCGAGACGAAGCCCAGTTCACCCACCGACAGCGAAATGCCGTCGAGCACGAAGAAGGCAAAGCCCAGCCCCACGCCCAGCGCAAACAGGATACCAAGGCCGCCACCGCGCCGGAAGCGGGCCGCCAGTGGCACACACAGCGCCACCATAACCACCGCGATGAGGAACGGCGTCAGCCGCTTGTGACGCCAGGTCTGGTAGACATAAGCGGGCCGGATTCCGAAGCCATCGTTCGCAATGAAATAATTGAGGTCGGAGAAGGTCATTTCCTCGGGATCGCCCGAGCGTGACCCCGCTGCGGCAGGGCGCATCTGCCCGGAATACTGCATGCGGGCGGATTTCTCCGGGGGCTTGTTGCCACGGAAATAGGTCGTTGCGTTGGTGAGGTCCCACACCTCGCCCTTCCGCTCGGCATGCTCGGCGAAAATCTGTTCCAGCAGCAAGCCATCGGCATCGCGCTTGAAGATCACGACGTCTTCCAGCTTGCGTGAATCGCGGCTGGCACTGGCGGCGCGGAGAATGTCATTGCCGGAGCGCAGCCAGATAGGATCCTTCTCGCCGATCTTCAGCCGCTCCTTGCCGTAGTCGCCGATGCCCCAGTCGCGGAGCGCCGGCGCTGCCGCTGGTACGGCCCGGTCGAGCAGGACGAAATGCAGCGTCCCCACCAGCAGCGCCAGTGGCGCCAGCATCATCACCAGCCGCGCCGGTGATATACCTGCCGCCCACACGGCCACGAGTTCGTTTCGGTAGCTGAGTTCGGTGAGCGTGAGCAGCAGCGCCATCAGCAGGCTCATGGGCAGGAACGTGGCCATGGTCAGGGGCATGCGGTGAAGCACATAGGTCGCCGCCGATGCCAGCGCGCTGCTTTCGTGGAGGGCGAGGATGTCCTTCGAGTAGGCCACCACTTCGAGTGTCAGCACAAAAAGCGTGAGCCCGACGAGGATGGCAACGAAGCGCATCAGCACCATGCGGCTGATCATGAGCGCGATGATTCTCATGCATCCCTCCGGATGCCGAACAGCCACAACACGCGGGCCGTCACGCGCGAGGTGAAATCCTGCAGCGGCATCAGCACGCGGTCCAATCCGTCGCCGCCCAGGCGGAAGCTCGCGGCATAGAAGCGCCAGAAGGCGAAGGCAGCGAGCAGCGCCAGCGGCAGCCACTGCGTGAGCCACGGAGAAATACCGCTGGAGCGCGACGCAAGTGCGCCCTGCTGGATGATCTCGTAGTAGGCCACCAGCAGGCCCAACGCCACGACGATCCGATAGGCCCGCGGGCTGCGCGCCCGGCCGATGGCGAAGGGCAGCGCCAGGAACGGCAACAGCAGGATGGACAGCACGCTCACGATGCGGCGATGCAGCTCGGAACGGAACGCATCCGCGCTCACCTTGTTGAAGGTCTTGGTGTCTCCCTTCACCAGTTCATTGAAGAACAGTTCCTGCTCGTCTTCGCCGCGCGGACGGAAGATGTCCTTGGAGACCTTGCCCAGTGGCGTATCCGTTGTGGCGAACTCGGCGACACCGGCGGGAATGGGCTCCACGCCCTTGGAGAGCGTCGGCCAACGCTCCACCTGCAGGCGGTGCCCATTGTTCAGGCGCAACACAGGCCGCGTCTGTCCCGGCACAGGGATGAGCACGCCGTTGGAGGCCGTCAATGTCTCTGCTCCGTTCGGCCCGTTGTAGTCGAAGAGGAAGATGCGCTTGAAGGTGCTGTTGCTGCGGTCCAGCTGGTCAAGGATGAAGGTGCGCGAGCCCGACTGCATGAACACGCCTTCCTCCGCCAGGTAGAAGGCATCGACATTGGTGATGTCGAAGATCACCGAGCGATAGGCGTACCGTGTCGTCGGCTGCAGCCAGCCGAAGATCACCACCGACGCCGCCATGAAGACAATTGCCAGCAGGAAGACCGGCCAGGCGAGGCGGTGCAGTCCCACGCCAGCCGCCAGCATGGCATCCAGTTCGTTGCTCTTGGAGAGCTTGCTGAACCCGAACAGCAGCCCGATGAACAGGGCCGCCGGCACGGCCGTGCCAAGGTAGTGCGGCACGAGATAGGCCAGCAGTTCAAACACGGCGCCGAAGGAGTTGTTCTTGCCCAGCGTGGTGTCGAGCAGCCGCACCAGCCGCTCAGCCAGAAGCATGAGCAGCCCGATGGCGAGGCTGGCACCCAGCGGCGCCAAGACCTGCCGCAAAACGTATCTGTCGATAATGGTGAGCACGATGTGTCCTGGCCGGGGGGTTTAGCCGGACAACCGGAAGGCGTCCAGCAGCGCGCCATGAAGGCTGGATTTCTGGAATTCCGTCAGAACAGGAGCGGATTTCAGGTCGGGAACGCCGGGCCAGCCCGGATCAGGGAAGGCCACGCCCTCAAAGTCCTGGGAGACGGCATAACGGGGCAGCACATGAAAATGCACGTGCGGGTCCACCATCATCAGCGCCAGGTAATTGATCTTGTCGTAGTCGCGGAAATGCTTCAGCGCCCGCTCGATCCGGTGGGTGAGATCGGCGAGTTCGGCAAAGGCCGCCGCCGGCAGTTGCGAGAATGTTGGTGCCTCGCTCTTGGCGCACAGTACCAGCGCACCCAGTGTCACCTGTTGGGGGCGCCGCAGCACGCACCAGAAAGCACTCTCGTGCACCACCGTGCCGGGATAGCCGAACTTCAGCAGCGTTGCATGCATTCTCAGAAATCCTCGCCCAGGACGCCGGAACGGCCATCCGTGAAACGCCCGGTCCCGCCGTCGAGCCGGCGGATGGTGAGGCGCGTGAACCATTGTCCGCGCGCGCGGCTCACGCTGTATTCGTTCCATTGGGCGCTTTCGTGGCCGTCGCGGTCCACCATGCTGGCGGAGGGAACGCCCACCACGAAGGCGGTGCCGGAGGCTGTTTCCAGCGGGTGCACCATGGTCTTGTGGTTGTGGCCGTGGATCACCAGTTCCGCCCCGCCGGATTTGAGAATGTCAGCGAGTTCTGGCGCGTCGGTGAGTGCCTTGCGCGGCCGGGCGAGACCGGGGAGCGGCGGATGGTGGATCATGACGACCCGGTAGAATCCGCGGGTTCCCAGGTCCTTGAGCCGCTGCTCCAGCGCCACCCGTTGCTGCGGCCCCAACGTGCCGCCTGCCTTGCGGAGCGATTGCGGAACAGCACTGTTGAGTCCGATGATCGCCACGTTGCGGCGCAGGCGCACGAAAGGAAAGGCGTGGTCGCTCGCCGATCCGTCGCCCTGCATGAAGGCATTGAACAGTCCGAGTCCCGTTTCATGCGCAGCCTTCACATAGGCGTCGTGGTTGCCCGGCACCATGGTGACATTCGCTGGCGCACCGAAACTGTTGAGCCAGGTCAGGCCCCGCCGGAACTCCGCCTTCGAGGCAATGTTCACGAGATCGCCCGTGAAGCAGATATGATCCGGCTTCTGCGCGAGGATATCGGCGCGCAGGTCGTCCGCGTGGCTGTTGATGTGCAGGCCCCGGCGCCGGAACCGCCAAGACAGGCCGCCGATGATCCGCTTCAGCCGGAAGTCATTGAACACATCCCCCATGCCCACCGGACCCAGGTGCACGTCGGAAAAATGGGCAAGCGTGAAGTTCATGGGCTTGGAATGGCGTCCGTTGACTTCCCCTGAATCGGGTGCGATTGAGCCTCCTCCTTATTCCTTTCAAACCAAAGGGTTCAAGTCTCGTGCGAGTGATCATTCTGGCCGCAGGGCAGGGCAAGCGGCTGCTGCCGCTGACGGCGGAAGTTCCGAAGGCGCTTCTCGACATTGGCGGCAAGCCGTTGATCGAGCGTCAGATTGAAGCCTTCGCTGCCTGCAACGTGAAGGACGTGGTGGTCGTCACGGGTTACGCCTGCGGACGCATGGAAGAGGCCCTGCAGGCCATCGCCGCGCGCTACGGCGCGAAGGTGACGTGCGTCTACAACCCGTTCTATGCGGTGGCCGACAACTTGGCCAGCTGCTGGCTGGCCCGCAGCGAAATGACCGGCGACTTCATCCAGGTGAACGGCGACAACGTTTTCCGCAGCGACCTCGTGGAGCGTCTCCTCGCCGCGCCGAAAGACCCCGTCAGCGTCGCCATCAACGTGAAGTCGGGCTACGATGCCGATGACATGAAGGTGATGATGGACCGCGGCCGCCTCACCGAAGTGGGCAAGACGCTGCCCGTCGACACCGTGAATGCCGAGGCCATCGGCTTCTATGTCTTCCGGGGAACGGGCGTGAAGGCCTACCGCGATGAACTGGACCTGGCGATGCGCGACCCGCAAGGCCTGAAGCGCTGGTTCCCGTCCGCCGTCGGCTCACTCGCCAAGAAGGTACCCGTCTCGACGATCGAGATCACCGGCCTGCGCTGGGCGGAGGTGGATTTCCCCGCCGATCTCACCCACGCACGCCAACTGGTGGCCGGTTGGGATCAGCCCTGAGATTTCATCCGTTGACGGATGATCTGCTCTGCCAGCGCATGGTCGCTGGGCTTGTCCACGTCAATGGCGGCCTCCGCGAAGGGCAGCAACACCGGCGCAATGCGAAACCCGAGACGGCGCGACATCTCGTCGAAGGCCTTTTGCAACGTCAGCTTTCCCAATGCGAAGGCGAGCAGCGGGCGCAATCCGAAGGCGGCCACCAGCTTCCACGGCTTCTTGCGGTTGCGCTCCATGTCATGCCAGACATCGAACAGCCTGAGTCCTGCGGGTGAAGTGACGGCAAAGAGATTGCAGCCCGACACCCGGTCGCGTCCCAGGCGGAAGAATGTGCGCTTCGTTTCGGGATAGGCGGCAAGGATTGTCTCCGCCGTGGCAAGGCCGACGCAGAAGTCCGCCTTGCTGCTGAGCGCACGGGCGCAGAAATCCGTCACCATTTCCGCAGTGAGCAACGCATGATCACCGGTGGTGACGAGCACCGGAAACGTGCCGGCCGCGAGAACGGCAGCCTTGGCGGAGGAGGGCGCCGAATTGGCCGCTGCCAGCATTCTCGCCTGCGCGGACAACGCGCCCGCGGCGTGCACACCTGCATCCGCATTGTCGATTGAGACCAGGATGGGCAAGCCCACCTCGGCACCGGTCAGCGCGCCGAGCACCCGCTGCAGCATGGGGACACCCGCAACAGCGATCCCGCATTTGTGGGCAACACCAAACGCCTTCGCCATGGGGTCATCCGGTCCGCGCCCCGCGGCGAGCACCACGGCAGACCATTTCGGCCCCAGGATCACAGGTCCTTCTCGTAGATGCGGTACGTCTTGTAGGCGACGCTTCCCAGTTCTTCGATGATGTGGCGGATACGCATGTTGTCTTCGAGGATCCACGACATTTCACACGATTTTGTGCCGCGCGAGATGTGATAGTTGCGCACGTGATCGATGGCCGCGACCGCCAGGGCGGAACCGAGGACGCCGTCCTGGAACTTCTTGCGCACACCGAGGAGCGGCATGCGAATGGAGGGGGGCCGCTTGGCCATGACGGACTTCGCGAGCTTCAGCCAATTGAAGGGCAGCAACTTGCCGCCAAAACCATCGATCCAGTCGTTGAGGTTGGGCAGCGTCACGGACATGGCGGCGTACTCGCCCTTGTAGGTGACAATCGTCACGTATTCGCCATGCACCAGCATCTTCATGTCGTTGGCGAGTTTCTCCAGTTCCGCTGACGTGAACGGCACGAAACCCCAGTTGTGCGACCAGGCATCGTTGAAGATGTCCATCACGATGCCGATGTCGCGCTTGATCTGTTTCTTGTCGAGCGGACGAATGACGATGTCACCCGTCGCCAGCGCCCGTTTCGTCACGCGCATCAACAGTGGCGGCAACGGTCCAAGGTCATCAACGTAGTAGGCAATCAGGTCCTTGGCCTTGCGCAGACCGTTGGCTTCCATCAGTCCCTGGTAATAGGGTAGGGCATGTCCCATCATCATGTTGGGCTTGTGCTCGAAGCCGCGCACCAGCAGGCCAAGTTCATCATTGATGGAGAAGTTGAACGGCCCCTGCACGCGCGAGAGGCCCCGCGCCTTTAGCCAGCCGCCGGCCGTATCGAGTAGCGCCCGGGCGACGTTCACGTCGTCGACGCTTTCGAAGAAACCAAATTGTCCGGTGTTGTCCTTGTGGTGTTCAAGCCGCAGGCGGTCGTGCTGCGCCGAGATGCGGCCCACCGGCTTGCCATCACGATAGGCCACGAAAAGCTGCACATCCGCGTGCTGGAAATAGGGGTTCTTCTTGGGGTTCAGGTGATCAAGCCGCTCCAGATAAAGGGGCGCAACCCAGTTCGGGTCATTCCTGTAGAGGGGAAAGGGCACGTCGAGAAATGCGCGGATCCCTGCCTTGTCGCTGACGGGCCTGACGGTCAGTTCACTCATGTGCGGGCACCCCTTTTCAGAGCCGGTTTCGGTTTCGGAAGGTCCTTGGCCGCAAGCCGTGAGGCAGGCGTCACGCGCCCGCCGAGGAATGTGTATTGCACGTCGGCGATGCGCGTCCACGCCGGGCGGTGTGTGATGGCGATGATGGTGTAACGGCCGCGCAGACCTGCAATGTTGTCCACGATCGCCATTTCCGTCTCCGGGTCGAGCGCACTCGTCACTTCATCGAGGATCAGAACTTCAGGTTTGCGCACCAGCGCGCGGGCCAGCGAGATGCGCTGGCGTTGGCCGCCTGAGAGCTTGCCGCCGAACTCGCCCACATCCGTATCGAGGCCAAGCGGCAGGGAAGAGATGAACCCGTTCGCGCCCGCCAGCCGCAAGGCTTCGAGAATGTCATCATCGCTGATGCCGGATTCCGAGAGCGAGATGTTCTCGCGGATCGTGTCATGGAACAGCGCCAGTTCCTGCGGCACGTAGCCGATCTTGCGGCGGAAGGCGGTGATGTCCGTCTCGGACAGCGCCTGACTGCCGATCCTCACGCTGCCGGATTGCGGCTGGTGCAGGCCGATGAGCAGATCGATGAGCGTTGTCTTGCCCGCGCCCGATGGCCCCTGCAGCACCGTGATCCTGTTGGCCGGAATGGTGACGGACACATCCATGAGCACAGGTGTGTTGCCGTGGGCGAAGCTCACCTTGTCGAAGGTGAAATCCTGCTTCTCCGGCGGCGGCAGCGTTCCCCGCCGGATTTCCTTCTGCGCCTCCGCCTCGGCAATCATCTCCTGCGTGCGCATGTAGGAGGCCTCCACCTGGCTGGCGCTCTGCACCTGCTTGAGGAACTTCGACATGTAGGACATGACCTGGAAGAACAGGATGCCGATGACCAGCAACTGCTCCACGGGAACGCCCGCCCAGGTGACGGCGGCCCAGGAGGCGGCGGCGAGGATCGTGACCATCATCAGGTCGTTGCCGTAGACCAGGCCGAAGCGCGCGATGTTCTGCACATACAATGTGCGCCGCAGCCGCTTCACCAGCGCCGACAATCCCTCGATCATCGGGTCATAGCGGTGCATCGCCTTCAGCGATTTCATGTTCTGCACCAGGTCCACCATGTCGGACGTGAGCGTCGCAGTGCGGTCTGATTGCTTGTAGCTGGAGCGCCGCGAAATCATGATGAGCTTGTGCGAGGCAGCGGCAATGACCAGCCCGCCAAGTATGGCGACCACCGCAACACGCCAGTTGATGAGCAGCGCGATCAGCGTGTAGGCCACGATCTGCACGCTGTTGGTGGCGGCGATGGCGGCGAGATTGTAAGCATCCCCGGCCCGCGTCGCATCGTTGCTGATCACGCTGGCGATGCGCCCGCTGCTCTGGTCGGCGTAATAGCTCCAGCGCGCGTCGAACACGGCCTTGATCAGGCGGCGGCGCAAGTTGTTGGCCACCCGGGCGCCCATGATGCCGGCATAGGTGGATGCAAGGAACAGCAGCACAGCCCGCAGCACCAGCAGCCCGACGGCAATCACGAGCAGTGTCGTGAAATCAACAGTGAGTCCAAACCATGCCATGACGCTCCGCAGATAGGCCTCGAACGCCGTCGGGTTATCGCCCGGCGCCTTGAGCAGCGTGCCGATGGCGGGCAGGAGTGTGCCCACGCCGACGGCCTCCATGGTTCCGCCGATGAGCAGGCAGAGCAGCACGAGAATCGGTCGGGTGTCTTCGGCGCGGAAGAAAATCTGAAAGACTTGCCGCATGAGGCGGTGGGTTCCGGTCTGGACGTTTCGTGTGGGCTCTCCCATAAGGCCGGAGCAAGCGAGACTCAACATGAATGCACGGCACGTCATTTTCGGGATTTTTCAACGCAGTCTTGGGCAGAAGATTCTGCGCTGGAAACGCAGCCTGACGCTTGGCGCGCGCGTCGCCGTGATTGATGGCGATGGCCGTTTTCTGTTGGTCAAGCAAAGCTATGCACCGGGCTGGCTGTTTCCGGGTGGCGGCGTTGAGTTCGGAGAAACCTGCGAGGAGGCGGCCTTGCGCGAGCTGCACGAGGAGGCGGAAGTGCAGCCCACCGGGCCGCTCCAGCTTCACGGGGTATTCTCCAATCATTCCAAATTCCCCGGCGATCATCTGGTGGTCTACACCCTGCGCGAATTCTCCTGGAACGGCTTCACGCCGACCAGTGAGATCGTCTCGGCGGAGTTCTTCGCGCCCGAACAGCTTCCCGCCGACACGATGCAGTCCACGCGCCGCCGCATCGACGAGATACTCGGCAAGTCCCCCATGTCGCTGGAGTGGTAGCGGATCGCTTGACGCGACCCGCCTGCGCCGCTATGCGCGCCAACCATGACACTGCGCCGGACCATGGAACGAAGCCTGCGACGAGGATCACTGATCCTCCGCGCCGTCCGCTGACGCCTGCCGCCGTACTGCCGGGGCGGGCTTTCCTGTCCCTGTCCCCTTGCTCCCGGTATCTGCCATGACCTCTCCCTACCTTCCCGAAGCGGCAACGCCCGCCGACGAACCCGCCATTGAAACCTTGCTGGACGAGGCCTTCGGCCTCTCGCGGCGGACCAAGACAAGCTACCGCCTGCGTGAAGGCAACACCGCTACGGAAGGCCTGTCGCTTGTGGTGCGCGAGGCGGGGCTCGGGATCGTCGGCACCATCAGCTATTGGCCCCTCCGCATCGGAACTTCCGGTACGAAGGCGCTGCTGCTGGGGCCGATCGCCATTCATCCGCAGCGGCAAAATCGCGGCATCGGTCTGGCCCTGATGCGCGTGAGCCTCGCCAAGGCGGCTGAACAGGGCCATGCGCTGGTCATCCTCGTCGGGGACGCCCCCTATTATGCGCGCGTCGGTTTCATGAAGGTGCCCGATGGCCAGCTCCTGCTGCCCGGCCCGGTCGATCCGCAACGGCTGCTCTTCCTGGAACTCCGCGCTGGCGCACTCTCGGCGGCACATGGACTGGTATTGCCGGAAAACCGCTTCGAGGCCTAGCGTCCTTCGCGATACCACATCATCGAAAGCACGATCAGCAACACGGCAAGGCTGGCCAGCGTGGCGAAGAGTGGCGTCTCGCGCACGGCCAGCACCCGGAATTGTTCGTTGTCGGTGAGGGCGAGCCAGCCGGAACCGGATTTCAAACCGCTTGGGCTTGCCTTGCTGAAGCGCGGCAGGCCGTCCTCGATCCAGTACACGCCACCGCCGCTTGCAGCAGCAACGGGCGCCATCACGTCGCCCGTGGCGCGCACGTCGGCGAACTCCTTCTGGTCGGCATTGCCGGTGATGGCAAAGGCCGTGAGATCGCCGTCGCGGAGCGCATAGAGGCCGGTCTCGGCCAAGAGCACGCTGCCGGTGAACACGCCGGGCCGCCCGCGTTGCAGCGGCACTTTCGATGTCTTGCCGGAGGGCGCTGTCAGTTCAATGTCGCGAGCCGTGTCGGCCAGCGTCTGCCGTTCCACGATGAGGTTGCGGCCCTCCTGCCGCGCCCGCAGGGCTTCCTCCTCAAGGTCCGGCTCCTTCATCAGCCAGTGGGAGATGCGGCGCAGCAGTTCCACCTGTGGGCCGCCGCCCTCGAAGCCTCGCGCCCACAGCCAGCCCTGATCCGACAGGAACTGCGCCACGCGGCCCTTCTCGATGTGGGCCAGCGCGAGCAGCGGCTTGCCGCCGGGACCTGACATCAGGTCCTGCGCCTCGTTCTGCGGCGATGTGTCGATCAGCCGGAACCAGCGGCCCCAGCTTGGCTCCGTCGGCGAGTCGCCGGGCAGGCCACGGCTCACCGGATGGCGCTGCCCGGTCACGGTCACGCGCGGCTTGAAGCCTTCCTGTGTCACCTCGCCCGTGGGAAGGGCAGCGAGAATGTCGGCCAGCGGCGTTGATGACAGGCCATCCGCGCTGGCAAAATCAGGCCCGGAAGACACGAGCACCGCACCACCGTTCCGCACGTAGTCGGCGACGTTGGCCAGATAGGCATCCGGCAGGATGGACTGGCGCTGATAGCGGTCGAAGATCACGAGGTCGAACTGGTCCAGCTTCTCCAGGAACAGTTCGCGGGTGGGAAAGGCAATGAGCGAGAGTTCGCGCGTCGGCGTGCCGTCCTGCTTCTCCGGCGGGCGGAGAATGGTGAAGTGCACGAGGTCAACGGAGGCATCGGCCTTCAGCATGTTGCGCCAGGTGCGCTCTCC
The nucleotide sequence above comes from Hyphomicrobiales bacterium. Encoded proteins:
- a CDS encoding CDP-alcohol phosphatidyltransferase family protein; the protein is MNPSNTSPSGTAYDASLALCILGDSDLRLFGKRLPERIAVQFARAGLAQRISADEARNHTGPVIAVRADAVLDQPLVTGLMQTPNLLLLASEGDVPVAAHVTADQLPAVQASMLGGNLPNLPGVMARKPSQLDVSFWKALRKRETPYALVVTPATAEAIAWRVFMGTYKGATDLVTKHVWPRPAFVVTQFLAARAITPNMVTSVAAVATVAAFFLFLQGQFGWGLLAAWLMTFLDTVDGKLARTTLTSSKWGDVFDHGIDLVHPPFWYIAWAVGLSAWGLGLDASLFWWLTGIILGGYVLQRVMEGISIKWLGLEIHIWRRIDTFFRQITARRNPNLILLSIGWLVGRPDWGLVAVAAWTAICLVLHGLQLAQGLAAKRKAGGKLSSWMAQA
- a CDS encoding LptF/LptG family permease, with protein sequence MRIIALMISRMVLMRFVAILVGLTLFVLTLEVVAYSKDILALHESSALASAATYVLHRMPLTMATFLPMSLLMALLLTLTELSYRNELVAVWAAGISPARLVMMLAPLALLVGTLHFVLLDRAVPAAAPALRDWGIGDYGKERLKIGEKDPIWLRSGNDILRAASASRDSRKLEDVVIFKRDADGLLLEQIFAEHAERKGEVWDLTNATTYFRGNKPPEKSARMQYSGQMRPAAAGSRSGDPEEMTFSDLNYFIANDGFGIRPAYVYQTWRHKRLTPFLIAVVMVALCVPLAARFRRGGGLGILFALGVGLGFAFFVLDGISLSVGELGFVSPWLGAWMPVLVFAAIAAYLTLQTEQV
- a CDS encoding LptF/LptG family permease codes for the protein MLTIIDRYVLRQVLAPLGASLAIGLLMLLAERLVRLLDTTLGKNNSFGAVFELLAYLVPHYLGTAVPAALFIGLLFGFSKLSKSNELDAMLAAGVGLHRLAWPVFLLAIVFMAASVVIFGWLQPTTRYAYRSVIFDITNVDAFYLAEEGVFMQSGSRTFILDQLDRSNSTFKRIFLFDYNGPNGAETLTASNGVLIPVPGQTRPVLRLNNGHRLQVERWPTLSKGVEPIPAGVAEFATTDTPLGKVSKDIFRPRGEDEQELFFNELVKGDTKTFNKVSADAFRSELHRRIVSVLSILLLPFLALPFAIGRARSPRAYRIVVALGLLVAYYEIIQQGALASRSSGISPWLTQWLPLALLAAFAFWRFYAASFRLGGDGLDRVLMPLQDFTSRVTARVLWLFGIRRDA
- a CDS encoding HIT family protein, which codes for MHATLLKFGYPGTVVHESAFWCVLRRPQQVTLGALVLCAKSEAPTFSQLPAAAFAELADLTHRIERALKHFRDYDKINYLALMMVDPHVHFHVLPRYAVSQDFEGVAFPDPGWPGVPDLKSAPVLTEFQKSSLHGALLDAFRLSG
- a CDS encoding metallophosphoesterase: MNFTLAHFSDVHLGPVGMGDVFNDFRLKRIIGGLSWRFRRRGLHINSHADDLRADILAQKPDHICFTGDLVNIASKAEFRRGLTWLNSFGAPANVTMVPGNHDAYVKAAHETGLGLFNAFMQGDGSASDHAFPFVRLRRNVAIIGLNSAVPQSLRKAGGTLGPQQRVALEQRLKDLGTRGFYRVVMIHHPPLPGLARPRKALTDAPELADILKSGGAELVIHGHNHKTMVHPLETASGTAFVVGVPSASMVDRDGHESAQWNEYSVSRARGQWFTRLTIRRLDGGTGRFTDGRSGVLGEDF
- a CDS encoding phosphocholine cytidylyltransferase family protein, translated to MRVIILAAGQGKRLLPLTAEVPKALLDIGGKPLIERQIEAFAACNVKDVVVVTGYACGRMEEALQAIAARYGAKVTCVYNPFYAVADNLASCWLARSEMTGDFIQVNGDNVFRSDLVERLLAAPKDPVSVAINVKSGYDADDMKVMMDRGRLTEVGKTLPVDTVNAEAIGFYVFRGTGVKAYRDELDLAMRDPQGLKRWFPSAVGSLAKKVPVSTIEITGLRWAEVDFPADLTHARQLVAGWDQP
- a CDS encoding NTP transferase domain-containing protein, with the protein product MAKAFGVAHKCGIAVAGVPMLQRVLGALTGAEVGLPILVSIDNADAGVHAAGALSAQARMLAAANSAPSSAKAAVLAAGTFPVLVTTGDHALLTAEMVTDFCARALSSKADFCVGLATAETILAAYPETKRTFFRLGRDRVSGCNLFAVTSPAGLRLFDVWHDMERNRKKPWKLVAAFGLRPLLAFALGKLTLQKAFDEMSRRLGFRIAPVLLPFAEAAIDVDKPSDHALAEQIIRQRMKSQG
- a CDS encoding ABC transporter ATP-binding protein, producing MRQVFQIFFRAEDTRPILVLLCLLIGGTMEAVGVGTLLPAIGTLLKAPGDNPTAFEAYLRSVMAWFGLTVDFTTLLVIAVGLLVLRAVLLFLASTYAGIMGARVANNLRRRLIKAVFDARWSYYADQSSGRIASVISNDATRAGDAYNLAAIAATNSVQIVAYTLIALLINWRVAVVAILGGLVIAAASHKLIMISRRSSYKQSDRTATLTSDMVDLVQNMKSLKAMHRYDPMIEGLSALVKRLRRTLYVQNIARFGLVYGNDLMMVTILAAASWAAVTWAGVPVEQLLVIGILFFQVMSYMSKFLKQVQSASQVEASYMRTQEMIAEAEAQKEIRRGTLPPPEKQDFTFDKVSFAHGNTPVLMDVSVTIPANRITVLQGPSGAGKTTLIDLLIGLHQPQSGSVRIGSQALSETDITAFRRKIGYVPQELALFHDTIRENISLSESGISDDDILEALRLAGANGFISSLPLGLDTDVGEFGGKLSGGQRQRISLARALVRKPEVLILDEVTSALDPETEMAIVDNIAGLRGRYTIIAITHRPAWTRIADVQYTFLGGRVTPASRLAAKDLPKPKPALKRGART
- a CDS encoding NUDIX domain-containing protein, with the translated sequence MNARHVIFGIFQRSLGQKILRWKRSLTLGARVAVIDGDGRFLLVKQSYAPGWLFPGGGVEFGETCEEAALRELHEEAEVQPTGPLQLHGVFSNHSKFPGDHLVVYTLREFSWNGFTPTSEIVSAEFFAPEQLPADTMQSTRRRIDEILGKSPMSLEW
- a CDS encoding N-acetyltransferase gives rise to the protein MTSPYLPEAATPADEPAIETLLDEAFGLSRRTKTSYRLREGNTATEGLSLVVREAGLGIVGTISYWPLRIGTSGTKALLLGPIAIHPQRQNRGIGLALMRVSLAKAAEQGHALVILVGDAPYYARVGFMKVPDGQLLLPGPVDPQRLLFLELRAGALSAAHGLVLPENRFEA